In Hippoglossus hippoglossus isolate fHipHip1 chromosome 19, fHipHip1.pri, whole genome shotgun sequence, the DNA window AACCACAGCTCCGACAGGCCTCTTATCCTGAGGAGAACCTGGCGACCAGTGATGAGAATGAGAACACAAGAgctaaaactgaaaaataaactgctgGTAAATGAAACTAACTTCCTCCCTCATTCGAGAAGGCAGGTTACCATCTTTGTCCTGAGCCACTGCGGTGCTCACTGCTTTGTCCAGGTCCTCAGACACCAGCTTGGAGACGCGGGACAGGATGTCGGTGACGCAGTTTAAGCGATCTTGAAGGTTGGGTGTTACATCTGTGGGGATGACCTTCAAACGTGGAACTTCTAGAAGCATGGATTCCTGTGGAGAGATACAGAGAACATTTCAAGGAGGAGCTTGACATACTTTATTTGTTTGCTCTAGCTGGGTCATATGAGGCCTTTATTTGCTTCATCACTACCCACACATCTGTTATACCTACAGCAACAATATCCAAGACACATTATCACATCACATCCATCAAATATCTACATTTTCTCTATCTTCATTTTGGTATTTTAAAATATTGGCTGcactgataacacacacattctcttgTCCTATAAGTGACTCAAAGCAAAAACTTTTTAAAGTGGAACATTTTCTTCTACTTTCTGGTTATTCTGGCTCCGGGCTTTCCCCGCAGTTTgtctgtcacacatgcacaacacagcctgaggttctctgctcaggcgcctttacaacagcaacaaatcctctgcaggattcaggtgagaggtggtgcagcaaGCAGAGGCAGGATATAACATATTAATTCTGTTGCAGGGACCACATATCGACACCGGCATATCGACACCGGCATCGGTCttgatcaccacaaactctcttaacGTCTTCTACCTTTTTTTCATGTTAGTGTCTGTTACAttttagaagcatcatcaaccccccccccccccccccccccccccactctcctgctgtgttctcacactgACTTttctggactttctgcagactttttacAAGGGGGGCAGTtgcagaaagtctgcagaaactctggaggctctccctctgacatttgcgttcacacacacacctcatgcaCACTGACTAAATGCTCGGTCTTTGCAGAAGTACAAAGAGAGCAGCTCAAACCTTGATGAGCTCCGTATCAGAGAGGTTGTTTACAGCTGCTATCTGGTCCTGGCTCTCTTTGAGTCTGTGGGAATGCTCCTCCAGTTCAGCCAACCGCGCCTCCGCCTCGGTGATGGTggcctctctctgctcatcGATAAAGAGCTCTGTGGCCTCCTGCTTCTCAGCCAGGATTTTCATCAGGGTGGAGAACTTGGCATTGACCCAGGTTGAAGTCTGTTCAAGAGTCACCTGTTAGAGGGGAAACACAGAATCACACATCTGCTCTGTTAAATTCGGGAACATGTGGTGAATATTTCCTTTTATCTAACTACAAATAATACATCAGAGCTGGTTTTGGAGCTGCAGCTTTGTCAGCTAATACCAGAACATTTGTTGCAAGTTCACTACAACTTATGTGTGCATGCAGGGAGAATAATCAATGGCCTGATTTCCATTAAAGTTGGCTTTAACTGTGAGGCAGCTGCAGGGAGTGATCTGTTACTGACAGTAAATACTGCTTGAAAAACAGTCTGGATTTTCAACTTCATCTGAACTCTGAGGGGTGAAGCAGGATTTTTCTGTGAGATTATTGGTATAAAAAGTAGAACCCAAACGGCTGtgcatttttttcctctgtaaaCCTCCCCCTCTCTTTGGCCTTGATTAAGCCAGTTTGTTTAAAGCATAGTGAAGCCTTTCGATCACATGGTCAGTGTTAACTAcctgtgttcacacctggtattaaagtGTTTGCCGAGACCAAATTGAACCCAGTTTGAGTTCAGAGATGTGTCCGACTTTGACGAcgatatttgtgtgtatgtcgGCGTAAgcgagagggaaagagaggaagtggGTTAAGGGGGGactgactgaatgaatgtgtgcagctgtgaagaaagattttaccaatttaagaaaagtatcattCAATAGGTGGTGATctagtgttgatattgtggctacaaacaaatcaacgtatGTACACTGAGAAGCTCAAAAATACTGATTAGAGATTTCAGAGAGAGCAGTGTCAATCCTACAGCTAGCATCATATACAACGAAGAGGTGCAAATCGTACCAAGGAAATCACAACTTAAATTTGATGCAAACGCTGAATACATATTCAAGTGGGGAAACCCGAGAATACACTTGTTGAGGAAGCTAAACTCTTGATGTCTGGTTTGGTTTCATGCAACTTTTGTCCAAAGTCTTTAAACACTTTCgtttttgtgttggttttaaCGGCTGGTCTGTGAAGGACAAAAACTGTGCTAATCATATTGTTAAGGTTTGGCCCGAGATCATTGGAGTCCAGCAAAAATCAACTTAGCGCTGACCAtgtgtgattggatctcaggacggatgttacTACCAGGTCAGAACAGGGTCATAAAGACAGGCTTATATGTGGAGCTGACCTTTGCTTGATCGATGTGCTCAGTCAAGTCCTTTATACAGTTCTGTGTCTCTTCGATGAGTTTCCCCACTTCCTTATTCTTCATCTCCAGCAGCATCTGTAAGGAAAACATCAGACCTCAGCCTTTAAATAGTTACGATCAGTTTTACAACTGGACTGACTCTTCATTTCACTCTAAGCACACGTGTTGCCATTGTGTTACTATACCTCTTGATTTTCCCTTTCTGTCTCCAACAAGACCTTCTCATGGGCCGCACATTCTGCGATACCACACTCGcagcacacagacattttaTCCTGCCTGCAATAATAAACCAGAGGCTTTTTATGGCGATCACACAGCAGCATGGCTCTGACCCCTTCGTGTCCCCTCATGGGTGACTCCCTGCAGGACGGGCCGCCACTGTTCGCAGCCTCAGTCAGGACCGACAGGGACACGTTACGCTTGAGGATGGGCCTGGTGTTAAACTCCTTGTTGCACATGGGGCACTGAGGTCCGATGTTGGCCTTGCTTTTGGTGTCCCAGTGGGTGGTTATGCACTTCTTACAGAAGGTGTGTCCGCAGGGGATGGTCACAGGGAATTGGAAACGCTCCAGGCATATGGCACAGTTTAGGCTTGAGTTCTGAGACTCCATCGTCAAAGAAGATCTGAGACCTCtgtgagaaaaaaggaaaaataaagaagcTGGTCATGATGTGATATTGCAACTCTCTACTTTCTGGCCTTCCCCATCAGCTTCTCTATAAACTTCAACTGGTCCGGAATGCAGCTGCCCGGATCATCAGCAGAACACATCACCCCAGACCACTACACTGGCTACCTGTCCAAAATTGCAACGATTACAAGATTTCTCAGATTTACCTTCCTGCCCACTTATCCTCTCTGGGGTCTGCAGCCTTCAGCTGTACAGCCCCTTGTCTCTGACATTTTCTCCCACAAGTCACCGGTGACATCTTGCCTCAGAACCCACCTCGTTTATTCTGTCTGACCATGCCCTATATGAGCCCTCAAAGCTTATGGTTAGAGACGGCTCAGGTCTGTCTGGCACCAGCTCatagttatgctgctataggcccAGAGGAACACATCAGGGAACACATCTTGATATGTCGCTGTTTTTGATTGTTTCATATCTGTAAGGTGTCCTTGAAAGGTACCCATTACTAAAATGCATTATTTGTATTATGATTgttattaaaattataataaagaatTACGTGAACACATCAGTATGTCATGTCCTGGAACTTGCCTCTGATTAGATAAGATAGTATTTTATTAGTActacaatggggaaatttgttgtgtttatatatatatatatatataaactgtgaGCATATACAGTGTAAGGGATTGCACATGAGATTAGTATTatcataataaatattattattattattattattaataaatacttttattatttagtattaAGGTGTTAGTGTCATACTTTTAAGCTTGTATGTAGTAATTGTTCATGAAAAAAACGGCAAAGAAAAGGAAGCAAAATAcaatttgctgtattttttgttcGAATAACAAAGCATTAATACAAAGCTCTGGCTAGATGTAGCGTTAGCTCCCCCACATGAAGTTGGGTGGAGGCagaagctaacgttagcctggAGTCAGGTCAGCTCACGTTAGCTCGGGCTCTGAGGGACAAACACTGGTTCACGTTTCACGACCGGTCTCGTTATTACCGAGTGAATTAGCGCACAGTTTCACTaacgacacagacacacaacacacacacacacacacacacacacacacacagacacacacacacagtgttgttcTCTTACCACGTCAAAGCTTCATTGGCGCAGAGCATCTGACTGAGAATAATGAAAACCGTCAGATGAAGCTTCCCTGATGACGACACACGCAAAAACATGGCGCATTCACGTACAGTGGGGGGAAACTGAAAGCACACACGGGAACATATATAACCACGTAATACAGCAGAACAACGGGAAAACACCGATGTTGCCTGGGTTATTTCAATCAATGAATTCAGTTTGATATTCGTTTTTACTGATGTCACGTGAAGTAAACAAGCGGATGAAATGCTTTCTAACCATACAAGGTGTCCTACCTCTCCCTTTACATCTATTTattcgtttttttatttttatttaatctaattTTACTTCTTTCCCCTCATTTCCAGgtcctgtttggtttttcaaggttttttattttgaatatgaaAATGACTAATATCAAATATGTGGAGAATAATCTTTGAATGGCCctcaataaaaatgtcacacaaTTATTGATATTGGTTATTTTACTATCTTAATTTTATTAATtcctgtgttacagcagcattgTACTTATATCAGGCACATAGAGCCAcgaacacacaaaacacactgttcaaaatataaaataataacacaactaCAAAATATAAGGAATAAACTTCAACGcttaaataaaaaccaaatgtgtgatgtgatgtgtgtgacaATATGATTTTACTGGTGAAATTTAAAATATCATTCTAATACTTTTTAAGGTAATTGTTTGTTAGTGCCAGTCAGCATCGCAATAACCAATCAAAGTGAATGGACTCGTTTGACTCCCATCAGCCACCGTACATTCTGGAAAAAACCCTCAGTCCAAGATGGCGCTGCGCACAGTTTGCTCCACTGCGTTAAGGACCGGGACAGATTTAGGGGTCAATAATGCCAGGACGTTTGTCACAACAGGTATTGTAAcaatatttgattaatttacACTGGGTTTAACTTCAGGAAGTTCGCACCCGGGCTTCAGTTTTGCATTagaagtgtgtgtatgtcattTTACCAGCGTTACATGCGGCCATATCCTGCAGAGAGGCTTGTCACCAAACCCcatagaaaaatgtaaacatttaacgtgtttattatatttaacttcTGTTTCTCAAGGATAAGATAAGAGAGGCAGCTTGGATATCATTGTCCGTCTCCTATATCAATTATCGTCGACATTAGAACTAATGTTTAGTTTTTGGTTCCCCCGTTTTGTTAGAGGGAGAGCTAAAtgttataatttaaataaacaagtcCCCCATAATGTTACTGTGTAAACACGTCCCCACAACAGTAGTAATGCCTGGACCACACGCACATGTATACAgttgcacacacacgcgcacgcacacacacacacacacacacacacacacaaaatacaaacgtGTAATTTCTaaatagaaataagaaaatgatgAAGTGAATAAGCCAAGTtgcaaaactgtaaatataccAATTCATCTGATATTAGAACCCACTGTTATTGTGACTGTGTGTAGATGAactaaacaaatacatttaaacttgaatttaaatctCTAAAACGGTGGTAATGCACAGGTATGACAAATGGGTTTTTACATGTAACTGTTTCCAACATGACAGCATTCCTTTGCAAACGGATACCTCCACTTGGTCCGATGCCACATGACGAGATCGACATTGAAAACCTGGAGTCGACGGAGAAGTATCGCAGCTACACTCGCTACCTGAGACAAGCTGAGGAGGCAAAGAACAAATCTGTCTGGTGGAAGACTTACAAGGGCTACGTGGAAAAAGCCGATCCTGATCACGGTGAGAAATCGAGGAGGAATCTGTTGCCTGTGAATCCTCAGGGGTGTTAATTTGTGGCAGTTCAAACCTCTTCATCTTCACAGTGTCAAGGCGTTTTGTTTGGTTGCAGGTGCAGAACTAGTGGACATTGGTCTTCCATTCTATCGACCCTGCAGGATCAAAGAAGTGAGGGAGCGAAAGCAGGTGATCAAGGACAACAAGAAGAATGCTGAGCTGGAGAGGGCTTCACGTCTGCGCACTTGTAAGCTCACATGTATTCTCAccaattatgtttttaattagtaAGTAAATAAATTGGTtaacttttctttattctgtttACCCACCGCAGTTAAGATAAATTGGTtaacttttctttattctgtttACCCTCCGCAGTTAAGATCCCTCTGGATCGAGTTCAGGAAACCTGGGAGAAGACCAGTGGTCCATTTCAGATAAAGAGACTTGCAGAACACTACGGCGTCTTCAGAGATCTCTTCCCCATGGCCTATTTTCTACCTCAAGTGTCGCTCAAAATCTCCTATAGCCAGGAGGACAGCACCCAAGTTCATTATGGGAATCGGCTGACACCAATGGAAGTACGTTAGAGGACTGAAACTTAAACAGTGTTAAACTAAaccaatctctgtccacacaagcatttttgCTCATTATCAattttaatccccgtccatactaacTCACCTGAAAACATATATCACGGGATCACTCATGAACACGGGCATGCAGTTGTAGttgcagttgtatcattgtaaaattcagaattaaatgcacaacagctgttagcaatGACAATAGGGTCCGCgacgcttgtaattgattatccatgtcacgttctacactggtagccgaggctgagtctggttgttttcttcctgaaGGCTCATGTGAAAGAAGCCTGAcaaatcagtgaaggctacatCGTGATCataaagacccaatcagcaagcggtttTAAGTGTCTtcatcatcgtttccaaacatctccttTTCTGCCCGCTCAGACTAAAACCTAGCCCCAGCGCTTTACAACTAAAACAGGACTGGCAgagtttccaaacttctctgtttgaGCGAATTGAAGAATTGATGTGAACATGtggtagtatggatgtagcctcagggTCAAGGCCAGCTGAAGTTTAACTTTCTCTTTGCCTCTTCTAACACATTACCTCTCTATGTTctgtatctgtattttattatattcatgtgTCTCTGATtctgttgtttcctctttctttcctgtctAGGCAGCATCTGCGCCTCAGATCAGCTTTGATGCGGAGGAAGGATCCCTGTGGACCCTTCTGCTCACATGTCCAGGTCAGGCTGGTTTAGATGATAACATCAGCTTCCATGGGAGGCACGGTTTCACAAAATACGTTTTTACTACGGTATTTACTTCCTCATGGATTATCAGCATTTACTGACTGTGGTAAATTATCTCTATACTTTTTTAGATGAGCATCTTCTGGATAATGAGGCAGAATACGTCCATTGGCTAGTGTAAGTATTTTCTAACATATTTTCCAATGCATTGGTGGATGGGTTCACTGTTTGTGGATCATTAGCATTTGGGTCAACTTTCTTAAAAAtagggcttttatttttaagcaACATTTTTGCGTCCCACCTATAGTGGTATTCCAACATGCCACTTCACAGATCTTTCTATGGCTGGGTTGGTGATGTGACTCTCCTCTTGTATGTCTGTtgcatagactgaatataaagttGGACGATgcggctccacttcctcccattgcacaaaaattaagacaaaatatcttggatatgggtgctgccatcttgtactTTTCCCCTCTCTTTTTATGAAATAATGTGACAAGAAACAAGTaagcagagaaacaaaagtGACACATTGGGCATACATACAGATGGCTATAACATGAAGTTGTTACAATaatgataaatggtctgtatttatatagagcttttctagtcttgctgctattcacccattcacatttatacagtgcctCCATGGGCAGTACTTTTCTATGTcgggcaatttggggttctaTGATAAATGCGGTGATATTTAAAAAGTTCGGGTTGTGTGcttgcgtgtttgtgtgtgtgtagggggaaCATACCGGGCGGAGCAGTGcaggctggagaggagctgTGCCACTACCTGCCCCCATTCCCTGCCAGAGGAACAGGCTTCCACCGCTACATTTACGTCCTCTTCAAGCAGGAGGGGCCAGTCAACTTCAGCGAGGACGACAGGACGTCGCCATGGTGAGAAGTTCAATcagcacacagagaggaagatggtGTCCTtagtatttttgtgtttgaaatgagATCATCTGCATATATTTGGATCACTTTCATGTCTGTGTATATTAACGCAAAACACTATGAAactgttttactttaatatagcagctttaaaactAGTTTGATGGGTCACTAACTGGAATAgagagaatgtttcctctttcattcccactcctcaccctgaacgtgTGGACCTGACTCAGACACAGCTTCAGTCGTCAGAGTCCGGTCCTCAGATGGGGCTCAACAGACAGATAGGCTTTGTTGTTCTCGACTTCAAAGCCATTTACTCACCAAGACATtgagcccaacagaattaatcaccacctgtggctgcagagggcgcttatgcagtaaaagttacatagtgtcTCTTTAGATACAGACAGCGACTTCTTCttcgttgtctttccaagttgacatctaCAGCAGCTTGTACGTTCATGGCTTCTCTTTTTCAAGTTTTGCGTTtgttgcgtgttagaagcaTCGTTTACACTCCCACTTGCTGGTGGTGACTCTCTGGACATTATCCTGCTATATTCTCTTCTGGGCTCGCttggacattctcctgagtttttctcagggggctggcaggaaaaaactAACAGATCTGGATAAAGTCAGGAGATTACctggagtttagtgcatgtctgaaagcagttaaAGGGGAATTCTCTAGCTTACCTTTGTCGTAAGGTtaagaataaattaataaagctgcaggcaatgtttttttttttaatcaccatTGGACAGAGGAACTCCGTAACAGACATTATATCGTGTGAGTTCATGTCTGGCATAGAAACAATACACTCAGTATGTATTGCCTCTCCTTGCCAGCTATTCTCTGGTGGATCGAACATTCAAGACGGTGGATTTCTAC includes these proteins:
- the trim65 gene encoding tripartite motif-containing protein 65, producing MESQNSSLNCAICLERFQFPVTIPCGHTFCKKCITTHWDTKSKANIGPQCPMCNKEFNTRPILKRNVSLSVLTEAANSGGPSCRESPMRGHEGVRAMLLCDRHKKPLVYYCRQDKMSVCCECGIAECAAHEKVLLETERENQEMLLEMKNKEVGKLIEETQNCIKDLTEHIDQAKVTLEQTSTWVNAKFSTLMKILAEKQEATELFIDEQREATITEAEARLAELEEHSHRLKESQDQIAAVNNLSDTELIKESMLLEVPRLKVIPTDVTPNLQDRLNCVTDILSRVSKLVSEDLDKAVSTAVAQDKDGSPQDKRPVGAVVPSPAAPCHPGGNEGLSAYRCSLTFDPRTANGHLFLSQENRRAEHLTSGPRPVPVHESRFDYTWQVLCFQGFTHGQHYWELEVSKPWAYLGVTYEAIPRKEKGKRCMVGMNELSWSLQLDEHQLSAWHNSRKEILVGHSQHRRIGMLLDYEAGTLTYYGDGQTRLHAFHCAFTRELFPACWIGEGVSITLCST
- the mrpl38 gene encoding 39S ribosomal protein L38, mitochondrial translates to MALRTVCSTALRTGTDLGVNNARTFVTTAFLCKRIPPLGPMPHDEIDIENLESTEKYRSYTRYLRQAEEAKNKSVWWKTYKGYVEKADPDHGAELVDIGLPFYRPCRIKEVRERKQVIKDNKKNAELERASRLRTFKIPLDRVQETWEKTSGPFQIKRLAEHYGVFRDLFPMAYFLPQVSLKISYSQEDSTQVHYGNRLTPMEAASAPQISFDAEEGSLWTLLLTCPDEHLLDNEAEYVHWLVGNIPGGAVQAGEELCHYLPPFPARGTGFHRYIYVLFKQEGPVNFSEDDRTSPCYSLVDRTFKTVDFYRKHQDNMTPAGLAFFQCQWDESVSNTFHNTLNMKEPVFEFIRPPVYHPPQVKFPHGQPLRYLDRYRDGKEHTYGIY